A DNA window from Anastrepha obliqua isolate idAnaObli1 chromosome 5, idAnaObli1_1.0, whole genome shotgun sequence contains the following coding sequences:
- the LOC129247015 gene encoding alpha-L-iduronidase — MQMVGTFLLYLVALTPLKNHSNTSDESYQKLPRFWTNTGFCPYGEIKRDNLKAVLLSDEVQMNLMHIAALPTGAVSHIRIHWLLKLVKFIEYTPTGIPIYDFSDLDAFILNLNDLGLYPVIEFMTDIDGILVNNWDIAAFLWQDFSYQVTKHYLNLLGAKKLAKWRFETWNEPDVLNYNRLNFTIKGFLEYAMALRKGLTDASRKPVDSLHLAIRGPAGLFKSKSDHPLCWALLEACNSQINNCPIEVLTYHRKGQGLAAEVLETSRQLLKSIYAKYDNIKSMPVSNDEADPIAGWSTPQDYHEDVRYAAKLVFIMFLHWRAKLELREFKNLESISHDNAFISYHPFEFAQRTLLAHFRMNNSKSVHSQFIQKPVYAALGMLSKLAPLAADVETITVNSSNNGIWLLKTRSTDDKPLYLSWLLLPQENTTSLGHFTFHRQLPFDLCTKDTFGYVIEVLEQGDTDPVHIWRTKANATPFPDAMQRAAMRHAQTPRLQSTGILSTPELKVYIGDFQIPWILLFRVCSIFSPTLKPPTQPMITKVTGGEVFIIWREDGDTKQCLKTYEVWFQANETVEWSFISEDWHLPFPSFHFAPVDASVDGFYKIRGLDFFNKRSKFSARVEYIEI, encoded by the exons ATGCAAATGGTTGGCACTTTTCTTCTATATTTGGTGGCACTCACTCCTCTGAAAAATCACAGCAACACCAGCGATGAAAGCTATCAAAAGCTGCCGCGCTTTTGGACAAACACTGGCTTTTGTCCGTACGGAGAAATTAAACGGGATAATCTGAAGGCTGTGCTGTTGTCCGATGAGGTGCAAATGAATCTGATGCATATCGCTGCACTGCCCACTGGAGCAGTGAGCCACATACGCATCCACTGGCTACTCAAACTTGTAAAATTCATAGAATATACTCCGACTGGAATTCCCATTTACGATTTCAGCGATTTAGATGCATTTATATTGAATTTGAATGATTTGGGACTGTACCCGGTTATTGAGTTTATGACGGATATCGATGGGATTTTAGTGAATAATTGGGATATTGCAGCTTTCTTATGGCAAGATTTCAGCTACCAAGTTACTAAGCACTATCTAA atctgCTGGGCGCAAAGAAACTGGCGAAGTGGCGGTTTGAGACCTGGAATGAACCGGATGTCCTTAATTACAATCGCTTGAATTTCACGATAAAAG GATTTCTCGAATATGCTATGGCTCTGCGCAAAGGTCTCACAGATGCTAGTCGTAAGCCAGTAGACTCACTTCATCTTGCAATACGTGGGCCAGCAGGATTATTCAAATCAAAAAGTGACCATCCACTATGTTGGGCATTACTTGAAGCCTGCAattcacaaataaataattgtccAATAGAAGTTCTCACCTACCATCGAAAAGGCCAAGGTCTAGCAGCTGAAGTTTTAGAAACATCGAGGCAGTTATTGAAAagtatttatgcaaaatatgacaATATTAAGTCGATGCCTGTGTCTAACGA TGAGGCGGATCCTATAGCAGGTTGGTCTACACCTCAGGATTACCACGAGGACGTTCGGTATGCCGCAAAACTTGTTTTCATTATGTTTTTGCACTGGCGTGCTAAATTGGAGCTTAGAGAGTTCAAAAATCTCGAGTCCATCAGCCATGACAATGCATTTATTAGTTATCATCCGTTCGAATTTGCACAGAGAACTCTTTTAGCACATTTCCGTATGAATAACTCGAAATCAGTGCACTCGCAATTTATACAAAAACCCGTCTATGCAGCCCTGGGTATGCTATCGAAGCTGGCACCACTTGCAGCCGATGTTGAAACAATCACAGTTAATAGTTCCAATAATGGAATATGGCTTTTAAAAACACGGTCCACTGATGACAAACCTCTTTACTTGAGTTGGTTGCTTTTACCGCAGGAGAACACCACGAGTTTGGGCCATTTCACATTTCATCGTCAATTACCCTTCGATCTATGCACCAAGGATACTTTCGGCTACGTGATTGAGGTATTGGAACAGGGTGACACAGACCCAGTCCACATTTGGCGAACTAAAGCCAACGCAACACCTTTTCCGGATGCAATGCAACGTGCAGCAATGCGACACGCTCAAACTCCACGATTGCAATCAACCGGTATTTTATCGACACCTGAACTGAAAGTATATATTGGGGATTTCCAAATTCCTTGGATTCTGTTATTTCGCGTTTGCTCAATTTTTTCACCTACTTTGAAGCCACCAACACAACCAATGATTACAAAAGTTACAGGAGGAgaagtatttattatttggcgCGAAGATGGGGACACTAAGCAATGTCTTAAAACTTATGAAGTTTGGTTTCAAGCAAATGAGACTGTAGAATGGAGCTTTATTAGTGAAGACTGGCACTTGCCTTTtccatcttttcattttgcGCCGGTAGATGCCTCTGTTGATG GGTTCTATAAGATCCGAGGTTTGGATTTCTTTAACAAGCGAAGCAAATTTTCCGCAAGAGTTGaatatattgaaatatga